The Parabacteroides sp. AD58 genome includes a window with the following:
- a CDS encoding tyrosine-type recombinase/integrase, whose amino-acid sequence MSLKYSSTTADYLIWSDAMNLIRKLAKDENYIISLLIALGCFTGLRISDILSLRWKHILNTDELTVIEKKTGKVRTIRLNPQLQEHIKECYEHIKPVGINAPVLISQKGTIFTVQRINIILKEVKKKYRLKIKNFSCHSLRKTFGRQVYNMNSDNAELALVKLMELFNHSSVAITKRYLGLRQEEILQTYDCLSF is encoded by the coding sequence ATGTCACTCAAATATTCAAGCACAACGGCGGACTACCTTATATGGTCTGATGCAATGAACCTCATAAGGAAGTTAGCCAAAGACGAGAATTATATAATCTCACTTCTTATAGCTTTAGGTTGTTTCACAGGATTAAGAATATCTGATATTCTATCTCTAAGGTGGAAACATATATTAAACACTGATGAACTTACGGTAATTGAGAAAAAAACTGGTAAAGTAAGAACTATAAGGCTAAATCCACAATTACAAGAACATATCAAAGAATGTTACGAGCATATAAAGCCAGTTGGAATAAATGCACCTGTCTTAATAAGTCAGAAAGGCACTATCTTCACGGTTCAGAGAATCAATATCATTCTTAAAGAGGTGAAGAAGAAGTACAGGCTAAAGATTAAGAACTTTTCTTGCCATTCACTTAGAAAGACTTTTGGCAGGCAGGTCTATAACATGAACAGTGACAATGCAGAGCTTGCTTTAGTAAAGCTAATGGAACTGTTCAATCATAGCTCTGTTGCCATTACTAAAAGATACTTGGGATTACGACAGGAAGAAATCTTACAGACTTATGATTGTTTGAGCTTCTGA
- a CDS encoding JAB domain-containing protein: MNIDYTIGEVELSYKPNFRSLHKATCSEDAYRYLLSTYREGTICYKEYFKVLFLNQANQILGYTLISEGGITETCADVRVILQAALLTNSVAIILAHNHPSGNLKPSKQDMEITKQVKDAAQLMRIKVLDHLIISDAGYYSLADEGLL; the protein is encoded by the coding sequence ATGAATATAGATTATACGATAGGTGAAGTAGAGTTGTCCTATAAGCCCAACTTCAGAAGTTTGCATAAAGCAACCTGTTCCGAGGATGCTTACAGATATTTGCTGTCTACATATAGAGAGGGTACAATCTGTTACAAGGAATATTTCAAAGTCTTGTTCCTGAATCAAGCCAATCAAATTTTAGGATATACTCTAATTTCAGAAGGAGGAATCACTGAAACCTGTGCTGATGTCAGAGTTATTCTGCAAGCAGCATTGCTTACTAATTCAGTAGCTATTATTCTTGCACATAACCATCCAAGCGGTAATCTGAAACCAAGCAAACAGGATATGGAAATTACTAAGCAGGTCAAGGATGCAGCCCAACTTATGAGGATAAAAGTCTTAGACCACCTCATCATTTCAGATGCAGGATATTACAGCCTCGCAGACGAGGGACTATTATAA
- a CDS encoding DUF3871 family protein has protein sequence MRDLVIMPAMAQRRESLNMGEFAEDAIIVEETSAPKRVNHFIEANTQEVTLQHLQQDCIIPSFASMEETISHQSFIGVVVDAAKDYFHGEQFDIPEIRISHPINGRIPSALGKKASELTDEEKTLFYQRMCFCFEIPSIVHDEYGNRLALSIGGVRAYNEINLYSKKSVEKFKIFIGFRNRVCSNLMLTTDGLQDKIEVLNVQELYAAALNLFHAYNPSKDLHLLRTLGQMSISTSEFCQIIGRMRLYQALTPNQQKRLPRLLLGDSQINAACRAFVSDVNFKSTGDSITGWQLLNLLNGSVKSSYIDNFLERNLNCTEFVQGIQRAKLGDSEYAWFLG, from the coding sequence ATGAGAGATTTAGTAATTATGCCAGCTATGGCGCAGCGTAGAGAATCATTAAACATGGGTGAATTTGCAGAAGATGCTATTATTGTGGAAGAAACAAGCGCACCCAAGAGAGTGAACCATTTCATTGAAGCCAATACACAGGAGGTAACCTTGCAGCACCTACAACAAGACTGCATCATTCCAAGTTTTGCATCAATGGAAGAAACAATCAGTCATCAGTCCTTTATAGGTGTAGTAGTAGATGCAGCTAAAGATTACTTTCATGGGGAACAGTTTGATATACCAGAGATTAGAATTTCACATCCCATTAATGGAAGAATCCCAAGTGCTTTAGGTAAGAAAGCTTCTGAACTGACAGATGAAGAGAAAACTTTATTCTATCAGAGAATGTGCTTCTGCTTTGAAATTCCATCCATTGTACATGATGAATATGGTAATCGTCTGGCTTTATCCATTGGTGGAGTAAGGGCATATAACGAGATTAATCTATATAGTAAGAAATCTGTGGAGAAATTTAAAATTTTCATAGGATTTCGTAATCGTGTGTGCTCAAATTTAATGCTTACTACTGACGGCTTGCAGGATAAGATAGAAGTCCTAAACGTACAGGAACTATATGCAGCTGCGTTGAATCTGTTCCATGCCTACAACCCATCTAAAGATTTGCACCTACTAAGGACATTAGGGCAGATGTCAATCTCCACAAGTGAGTTCTGTCAAATAATAGGCAGGATGAGGTTATATCAAGCTCTTACACCCAACCAACAGAAACGATTACCTCGTCTATTATTAGGAGACAGTCAGATTAATGCGGCTTGCAGAGCATTCGTTTCTGATGTAAATTTCAAGAGTACAGGAGACAGCATTACAGGTTGGCAGTTGCTTAACTTACTAAATGGTTCAGTGAAGTCAAGTTACATAGATAACTTTTTGGAGAGGAATCTTAACTGTACAGAGTTTGTACAAGGCATCCAACGTGCGAAATTAGGAGATAGTGAATACGCTTGGTTCTTGGGCTGA